In Nitrospira sp., a single genomic region encodes these proteins:
- a CDS encoding DUF4149 domain-containing protein encodes MNRWTHWGLLCGLTLELLALATWVGGLIVLIGALIPAVFNTLGGQDSGGFLLTRAFEGYNRLVVVAMIVLAVVAVFRQWSGHPAVRVSRTEIVLLAAMGILLGAIVLVLHPQAATLQAEAFAAKDEQTRKAAFEAFFRLHMPVRSLYMVNMGLGIALLTMKVTRLVASREPHL; translated from the coding sequence GTGAATCGGTGGACGCATTGGGGGTTGCTGTGCGGACTGACGTTGGAGTTGCTCGCACTGGCGACCTGGGTCGGCGGACTGATCGTGTTGATCGGCGCGCTCATCCCAGCGGTGTTCAATACGCTGGGAGGCCAAGATTCTGGGGGATTTCTGCTCACTCGGGCGTTTGAAGGCTACAACCGATTGGTCGTGGTGGCCATGATCGTTCTGGCGGTTGTGGCGGTCTTTCGGCAATGGAGCGGTCATCCGGCGGTCCGGGTGAGCCGAACCGAAATCGTGCTGCTGGCGGCGATGGGGATTCTCTTGGGCGCAATCGTCCTCGTGCTCCATCCGCAGGCGGCGACGCTCCAGGCGGAGGCCTTTGCCGCGAAGGATGAACAGACCAGGAAGGCCGCGTTCGAGGCGTTTTTTCGTTTGCATATGCCGGTTCGTTCTCTCTACATGGTGAACATGGGTCTGGGGATCGCGCTTCTGACCATGAAAGTCACACGGCTGGTAGCCAGCCGGGAGCCACATTTATGA
- the carA gene encoding glutamine-hydrolyzing carbamoyl-phosphate synthase small subunit: MSRALLALADGAVFEGQSLGYEGETVGEVVFNTAMTGYQEVLTDPSYKGQIITMTAPHIGNYGLTPEDVESRRVWAEGFVIKEGSALTSNWRSRHQLHEYLEAAKLVAIEGLDTRALTRHLRQYGSQPGVITHGAVSEAAAVEKAKQAPSIVGVDLAGAVTCSQAYQWSHGSDEWTPSSDRPRAKSRRRWKVVAYDFGVKQNILRRLVDVGCDVTVVPASTTAKDVEALEPDGIFLSNGPGDPEGVPYAIEAIRTLLGRRPIFGICLGHQVLGLAMGLKTYKLKFGHHGVNHPVMDLRTRKVEITSQNHNFAVQATGVVSAIPETPPLVETSFGRVAVTHVSLNDQSVEGLACVDQPVFSVQYHPEASPGPHDSAYLFTDFVGVMEKLYDS, from the coding sequence ATGAGCAGGGCATTGTTGGCCTTGGCTGACGGAGCTGTGTTTGAAGGACAGTCCCTCGGGTACGAGGGCGAAACCGTCGGCGAGGTGGTGTTCAACACGGCGATGACCGGCTATCAAGAGGTATTGACGGACCCTTCATACAAAGGACAGATCATCACGATGACCGCTCCGCATATCGGAAATTACGGCCTGACACCGGAGGACGTGGAGTCACGCCGAGTCTGGGCGGAGGGTTTCGTCATCAAGGAGGGAAGCGCCCTCACCAGCAATTGGCGCAGCCGTCACCAACTTCATGAATACCTAGAGGCCGCGAAGCTTGTCGCGATCGAAGGACTCGACACCCGGGCCTTGACTAGGCACTTGAGGCAATACGGTTCGCAGCCTGGCGTGATTACTCACGGTGCGGTCAGTGAAGCGGCCGCGGTCGAAAAAGCCAAGCAGGCTCCCAGTATTGTGGGAGTCGATCTGGCTGGGGCCGTGACCTGTTCACAGGCTTATCAATGGTCGCATGGGTCTGACGAGTGGACGCCCTCATCCGACCGCCCCCGGGCCAAGTCGCGCCGCCGGTGGAAGGTCGTTGCCTATGATTTCGGCGTGAAGCAGAATATTCTGAGGCGTCTTGTCGACGTCGGATGCGACGTGACGGTGGTTCCGGCCTCGACGACGGCGAAAGATGTCGAGGCGCTCGAACCCGACGGAATCTTCTTGTCGAATGGCCCCGGCGATCCCGAAGGGGTTCCCTATGCCATAGAGGCGATCAGGACCTTGCTCGGGCGTCGGCCGATATTCGGAATCTGTCTGGGGCACCAGGTCCTTGGCTTGGCCATGGGACTCAAGACCTACAAACTGAAATTCGGCCACCATGGCGTGAATCATCCGGTGATGGACCTGCGCACGCGAAAGGTCGAGATCACCTCTCAAAACCACAATTTTGCCGTCCAAGCCACCGGTGTTGTATCTGCGATCCCGGAAACTCCGCCCCTGGTCGAGACCTCCTTCGGCAGGGTGGCCGTGACCCATGTGAGTTTGAACGATCAATCGGTCGAAGGGCTTGCCTGTGTGGACCAGCCGGTCTTTTCTGTACAATATCATCCGGAAGCGTCCCCCGGGCCGCACGATTCGGCCTACTTGTTTACGGATTTTGTTGGCGTCATGGAGAAATTGTATGACTCATAA
- the sppA gene encoding signal peptide peptidase SppA produces the protein MTHKIYQILARSCIAGATLLLTSCITVNLIQPPGPVQETVLSGKGDAKVLLLDLSGVIGSQDRDGLIPQPNMLATFKEELSRASKDDKVKAVVVRINSPGGTVTASDILYHELKTFKATKRVPVVISMMDVAASGGYYLAMAGDSVLVHPSTVTGSIGVIMLTVNARGLLEKVGVEANAITSGPRKDMGSPFRVMTGEEKAIFQGVIDSFYQRFLTVVQEGRPDLSADQIKKLADGRIYSGEQAKAVGLVDDIGYLEEAIEQAKRKAGLKEARVVTYRRPGEYQNNIYSHALQGTGSGLASLANIDLLSMVRGGTPQFMYLWMP, from the coding sequence ATGACTCATAAGATCTATCAAATCCTTGCCCGCTCCTGTATCGCGGGAGCGACACTGCTCCTCACAAGCTGCATTACTGTAAACCTCATCCAACCGCCTGGTCCGGTACAGGAGACGGTCTTGAGCGGGAAGGGCGATGCGAAGGTGCTGTTGCTCGATCTATCCGGGGTCATCGGATCGCAGGACAGGGACGGATTGATCCCTCAGCCGAACATGCTGGCGACGTTTAAAGAAGAGTTATCCAGAGCATCGAAGGACGACAAGGTCAAAGCGGTGGTCGTCCGGATCAACAGCCCCGGAGGCACGGTCACGGCCTCCGACATCTTGTATCATGAACTCAAGACCTTCAAAGCGACGAAGCGAGTTCCGGTCGTGATCTCCATGATGGATGTCGCCGCGTCGGGAGGGTACTACTTGGCGATGGCCGGCGATTCCGTGCTGGTGCATCCCTCGACGGTGACGGGCAGCATCGGGGTGATCATGCTCACGGTCAATGCCCGGGGATTGTTGGAGAAGGTAGGAGTGGAAGCCAATGCCATCACGTCAGGTCCCAGGAAGGACATGGGATCTCCGTTCCGTGTGATGACCGGGGAGGAAAAGGCCATCTTTCAGGGCGTGATCGATTCATTCTATCAGCGGTTCCTGACGGTGGTGCAGGAAGGCCGGCCGGATCTTTCAGCAGATCAGATCAAGAAATTGGCTGACGGGCGGATTTATTCCGGTGAGCAGGCCAAAGCAGTGGGCTTAGTCGACGACATCGGCTATCTGGAGGAAGCCATCGAGCAGGCCAAGAGGAAAGCCGGATTGAAAGAGGCTCGAGTGGTCACCTATCGGCGCCCTGGCGAGTATCAGAACAATATCTACTCCCATGCATTGCAGGGAACCGGATCGGGCTTGGCAAGTCTGGCCAACATCGATCTGCTGTCCATGGTGCGGGGAGGGACGCCGCAATTCATGTATCTGTGGATGCCGTGA
- a CDS encoding M48 family metallopeptidase — protein MGTLQTQGMECLGKSVERVLVATIDRRAMLTLGMRGAMGLCAALGMGALSGLMGSLSGCYRAPGTARDQLIFFSEEKELEFGLSAYREVLRQARLSDDPDKNDLVQRVGKKIAEVTNKPEYQWEFALIDDDKMVNAFCLPGGKVAVFSGILKHTKNDAGMATVMGHEIAHALQRHGVERMSRSIIDQIAQLGALGAAASGQSSGAAIQGLLGAYGVNVSLPFNRKQESEADYIGLRLMAQAGYDPHEAVPFWERMSGCPRQMIDKLCFRSQHAIPEFLSTHPSDVTRMNQIEAWLPETMQYYHGATGKTTPAPAPYIPSIGPMPKTS, from the coding sequence ATGGGGACGTTGCAGACTCAGGGAATGGAATGCCTAGGAAAATCGGTTGAGCGCGTGCTTGTCGCGACGATCGACCGCCGAGCCATGTTGACACTGGGCATGCGCGGAGCGATGGGATTATGCGCCGCACTGGGTATGGGCGCCTTGAGCGGCCTGATGGGTAGTCTCAGCGGCTGCTATCGAGCACCGGGCACCGCGCGCGATCAGCTCATCTTCTTTTCGGAGGAAAAAGAATTGGAGTTCGGGCTCAGCGCGTATCGCGAAGTCTTGCGGCAGGCGCGGTTGAGCGACGATCCAGACAAGAACGACTTGGTGCAACGGGTGGGGAAAAAAATCGCCGAAGTGACGAACAAGCCCGAATACCAATGGGAGTTTGCCCTCATCGATGATGACAAAATGGTGAACGCCTTTTGCCTTCCCGGGGGCAAGGTGGCCGTGTTTAGCGGCATCTTGAAACACACCAAGAACGATGCCGGCATGGCGACCGTGATGGGACACGAAATCGCCCACGCCTTGCAACGGCACGGCGTCGAGCGAATGAGCCGGAGCATCATCGACCAGATTGCACAGTTAGGCGCATTGGGCGCAGCAGCGTCTGGTCAATCCAGCGGTGCGGCGATTCAAGGGTTGCTCGGTGCCTATGGCGTCAACGTGTCGTTGCCGTTCAACCGCAAGCAGGAGTCGGAGGCCGACTACATCGGCCTGAGGCTGATGGCGCAAGCAGGATACGATCCGCATGAAGCGGTACCTTTCTGGGAACGAATGAGCGGATGTCCCAGGCAGATGATCGACAAACTCTGCTTCCGGTCCCAGCACGCGATTCCAGAATTTCTGTCGACGCACCCGTCCGACGTCACCCGGATGAACCAAATCGAAGCATGGCTGCCCGAGACCATGCAGTACTACCATGGGGCCACCGGAAAGACGACGCCGGCGCCCGCGCCCTATATACCTTCCATCGGCCCAATGCCGAAAACCAGCTGA